From one Thermomicrobiales bacterium genomic stretch:
- a CDS encoding MazG nucleotide pyrophosphohydrolase domain-containing protein — MTITIDARAVTRGDGVEWLSHIPTTALVVARSMRLIPAAFRDELEIIRDYDSLFDGETAFGLSGRIAEDIVSLATEVGAHEVVYLLGATGAIGDETVRRLAARADVLTSGGSLPATGGSLVVVDALALAEARAAAPFDAGLLALDPSMTTVITNWYGDAVTAAASQYLQRRLGLASLPAPNDDGCIVIPADDSPAKSTSVASLRQIYARLRRPDGCPWDREQSELSTLDYITEEIDELREALEDGDWSHAADELGDILGNILMIAQIAAERDRFGLEDTVALLSDKLVRRHPHVFGGERAESPEEVLEIWNRVKQQESHELNRGGSTTE; from the coding sequence ATGACGATCACTATCGATGCCCGCGCTGTCACCCGCGGTGATGGCGTCGAGTGGTTGTCCCATATTCCCACGACGGCGCTGGTAGTCGCCCGAAGCATGCGTTTGATCCCTGCCGCGTTTCGCGATGAGCTTGAGATCATCCGCGACTACGATTCACTGTTTGACGGCGAGACTGCTTTCGGTTTGTCTGGCCGCATCGCCGAGGACATCGTCTCTCTGGCGACTGAGGTTGGCGCTCACGAGGTTGTGTATCTCCTTGGGGCAACGGGGGCGATTGGCGATGAGACGGTCCGGCGCCTCGCGGCGCGCGCGGACGTGCTGACTTCTGGTGGTTCGCTACCTGCCACGGGTGGTTCGCTGGTGGTTGTCGATGCGCTCGCGCTTGCTGAGGCGCGCGCAGCCGCCCCGTTCGACGCTGGCCTTCTCGCGCTGGATCCTTCGATGACGACAGTCATCACGAATTGGTACGGCGATGCTGTCACAGCAGCCGCCAGCCAGTATCTTCAGCGGCGATTGGGCCTGGCGAGCCTGCCTGCCCCCAACGACGATGGGTGCATCGTCATTCCCGCCGACGACTCGCCAGCAAAGAGCACGTCGGTCGCCAGTCTGCGGCAAATCTACGCACGACTTCGTCGTCCGGATGGCTGCCCATGGGATCGTGAGCAGTCTGAGCTATCAACGCTCGACTACATCACCGAGGAGATCGACGAGCTGCGTGAGGCGCTGGAAGATGGCGATTGGTCGCACGCCGCGGATGAGCTCGGTGACATCCTCGGCAATATCCTGATGATTGCCCAGATCGCCGCAGAACGTGACCGGTTCGGGCTTGAGGATACGGTTGCGCTGCTGAGTGACAAGCTTGTGCGTCGTCACCCGCACGTGTTCGGCGGCGAGCGGGCAGAATCGCCCGAAGAAGTGCTCGAGATCTGGAATCGAGTGAAACAACAGGAAAGCCACGAATTGAATCGAGGAGGTTCGACCACCGAATGA
- the rpsT gene encoding 30S ribosomal protein S20, with amino-acid sequence MANNKSAEKRARVAERRRVRNRTYRSASRTMVRRAEELIRAAEKEAASGAVLNAQAMLDRAASKGVIHPNNAARRKSRLMAKYNSMATS; translated from the coding sequence TTGGCCAACAACAAGTCAGCCGAAAAGCGCGCGAGGGTGGCCGAGCGCCGCCGTGTCCGTAACCGAACCTATCGCTCTGCGTCTCGCACGATGGTGCGCCGGGCCGAGGAGCTGATTCGGGCCGCCGAAAAGGAAGCCGCAAGTGGCGCGGTTCTCAACGCACAGGCGATGCTCGATCGCGCCGCCTCGAAGGGCGTCATCCATCCGAACAATGCCGCGCGCCGCAAGTCGCGACTGATGGCCAAGTACAACTCCATGGCGACAAGCTAG
- the lepA gene encoding translation elongation factor 4, with protein sequence MIDDRRHIRNFGIIAHIDHGKSTLADRLLEQTGTVTRREMVEQILDSMDLEREKGITIKARAVRMEYQASDGETYELNLIDTPGHVDFTYEVSRTLAACEGALLVVDAAQGIEAQTLANVYLALEHNLAIVAVINKIDLPNAQPERVAQEVGDLIGLLPSEIIPASAKAGLGITAILEAVVQQVPPPGGDTDAPLRALIFDSHYDAYKGVIAYVKVVDGGLPADARIRLMATGKQADILETGVFRPSMTPIDGLKTGEVGYVATGLKDVSDVQVGDTITLASRPATDPLAGYRPAKPMVFAGFYPVNNEAYPELRDALERLKLNDASLVYQPESSDALGFGFRCGFLGLLHMEIVQERLEREYKLELLATAPSVEYEVVKDSGDVILVDNPSDMPSPGEIAEIREPWMDLTIITPSRYIGTIMELVTTRHGAFETMDYLDEDRVSMKFGMPLGELIVDFYDQLKSRTQGYASLDYQFNSMRAADLVKLDVLVNGVPVDALSLITHREDAFTRGRALVGQLKQLIPRQMFEVPIQAAIGSRVISRETIKAMRKNVLSKCYGGDITRKRKLLEKQKEGKARMKMVGSVEIPQEAFMAVLSLGDERGSERGG encoded by the coding sequence TTGATTGACGATCGACGACACATCCGTAACTTCGGCATCATCGCCCATATCGATCACGGCAAGTCAACGCTCGCCGACCGGTTGCTTGAGCAAACCGGCACGGTTACGCGGCGTGAGATGGTCGAGCAAATCCTCGACTCAATGGATCTGGAACGCGAGAAGGGCATCACAATCAAGGCTCGCGCTGTCCGGATGGAATATCAGGCGAGCGACGGTGAAACCTACGAGCTGAATCTGATCGACACTCCCGGGCACGTTGACTTCACGTACGAGGTAAGCAGAACCCTCGCCGCATGCGAAGGTGCGCTGCTCGTCGTCGATGCCGCACAGGGGATCGAGGCCCAGACGCTCGCGAACGTGTACCTGGCTCTCGAGCATAATCTCGCCATCGTTGCCGTTATCAACAAGATCGACCTGCCGAACGCACAGCCCGAGCGAGTAGCTCAGGAGGTGGGTGATCTGATCGGCCTGCTGCCATCGGAGATTATCCCCGCATCAGCAAAGGCCGGCCTCGGAATCACAGCGATTCTCGAAGCTGTAGTCCAGCAGGTCCCGCCGCCGGGTGGCGACACCGACGCGCCCCTTCGAGCGCTGATCTTTGACTCGCACTATGACGCGTATAAGGGTGTCATTGCTTATGTCAAGGTGGTTGATGGTGGCCTGCCAGCCGACGCTCGTATCAGGCTCATGGCCACCGGCAAGCAGGCCGATATCCTCGAGACGGGCGTATTTCGTCCGAGCATGACACCGATCGACGGTCTGAAGACCGGTGAAGTTGGCTACGTCGCGACCGGGTTGAAAGATGTCAGCGATGTCCAGGTCGGGGACACGATCACGCTGGCCAGCCGACCAGCGACTGATCCGTTGGCCGGCTATCGGCCGGCCAAGCCGATGGTGTTTGCGGGCTTCTACCCGGTCAACAACGAGGCCTACCCGGAGCTGCGGGACGCGTTGGAACGGCTCAAGCTCAACGACGCATCCCTCGTTTATCAGCCGGAATCATCGGACGCGCTGGGTTTCGGGTTCCGTTGTGGGTTTCTCGGCTTGCTCCACATGGAGATTGTCCAGGAACGGCTTGAGCGCGAATACAAGCTCGAGCTGCTGGCGACCGCTCCCAGTGTCGAATATGAGGTCGTCAAGGACAGCGGCGACGTGATCCTGGTCGACAACCCCTCTGATATGCCGAGTCCCGGTGAGATCGCGGAAATCCGCGAGCCGTGGATGGATCTGACGATCATCACGCCGTCGCGTTATATCGGCACGATCATGGAGCTGGTCACGACCCGCCACGGCGCGTTCGAGACGATGGATTACCTCGACGAAGATCGTGTGTCGATGAAGTTCGGGATGCCGCTCGGCGAGCTCATTGTCGATTTCTACGACCAGCTCAAGTCACGCACACAGGGATATGCCTCACTGGACTACCAGTTCAACAGCATGCGCGCAGCCGACCTTGTGAAGCTCGACGTGCTGGTGAACGGCGTGCCTGTCGACGCGCTCTCGCTCATCACACACCGTGAGGATGCCTTCACGCGCGGCCGGGCGCTGGTTGGTCAGCTCAAGCAGCTGATCCCGCGTCAGATGTTCGAGGTTCCGATTCAGGCGGCCATTGGCAGCCGGGTCATCTCCCGTGAGACGATCAAGGCGATGCGCAAGAACGTGCTCTCCAAGTGCTACGGCGGGGACATCACTCGCAAGCGCAAGCTTCTCGAGAAGCAGAAGGAGGGCAAAGCGCGGATGAAGATGGTCGGCAGTGTTGAGATCCCGCAGGAGGCATTCATGGCGGTGCTGAGCCTCGGCGATGAGCGCGGTTCGGAGCGCGGTGGATGA
- the aspS gene encoding aspartate--tRNA ligase produces MMTIDKLRPYLTCGELRAEDAGRSVTIKGWVNRRRDHGGLIFLDIRDRYGLTQAVCNPEDSPEAHHIAEQVRSEYVVQIAGTVQLRPEGTRNANMPTGDIEIVVNDLVILNAARTPPFEITDHSDVDESLRLEYRYLDLRRSKMQENLILRHRIIKKIREYLDNRDFIEIETPILIKSTPEGARDYLVPSRLHPGQFYALPQSPQQMKQLLMVAGMDRYYQIARCFRDEDQRADRQPEFTQLDLEMSFVDMEQIMQLTEGLFIELVGLTGMTIQAVPFPRLSYDDAMRLYGTDKPDLRYGLEIADVSAAVAASEFGVFRGAVEAGGVVRGIAVPGKSGVSRGQIDELTTFARNFGAKGLAWLAIESGEDGARSVRSPIAKFLSEAEIDAIVDATGAVAGDLILLVADGAIVAANVLGRLRERFADELGLTDPSVAAFCWVIDFPLLGWDEEAGRWDAMHHPFTAPLDGDIELLESDPGKVRAKAYDIVLNGFEVGGGSIRIHQRELQRRIFALMGYEDAEIEARFGHLLRAFEFGAPPHGGIAPGIDRIAMILAGESTLREVMAFPKNQSARDLMFDAPGTVDLKQLDELHISVKTPKSSASGG; encoded by the coding sequence ATGATGACGATCGATAAGCTCCGTCCCTACCTGACATGCGGCGAGTTGCGGGCAGAGGATGCCGGCCGATCTGTGACGATCAAGGGCTGGGTCAATCGCCGCCGCGATCACGGTGGGCTGATCTTTCTCGATATCCGCGATCGCTATGGCCTGACTCAGGCAGTATGCAACCCAGAGGACTCTCCCGAGGCGCACCATATCGCCGAGCAGGTACGGTCCGAATATGTCGTCCAGATCGCGGGGACGGTTCAGCTTCGCCCAGAGGGCACACGTAACGCAAACATGCCGACCGGTGACATTGAGATCGTCGTCAATGATCTCGTGATCCTCAACGCAGCGCGGACTCCCCCGTTCGAGATCACAGATCACTCAGATGTTGACGAATCGCTGCGACTGGAGTACCGGTACCTCGACCTACGGAGGTCGAAGATGCAGGAAAACCTCATCCTTCGACATCGGATCATCAAGAAGATTCGCGAATACCTCGACAATCGCGATTTCATCGAGATCGAGACACCGATTCTGATCAAGAGCACACCGGAGGGCGCGCGTGACTATCTCGTGCCGAGCCGGCTGCATCCAGGCCAGTTCTACGCGCTGCCGCAGTCGCCTCAGCAGATGAAACAGCTCCTGATGGTGGCCGGCATGGATCGTTATTACCAGATCGCACGGTGCTTTCGCGACGAGGATCAACGAGCCGACCGCCAGCCTGAGTTCACCCAGCTTGATCTGGAGATGTCGTTCGTTGACATGGAGCAGATCATGCAGCTGACCGAGGGGCTCTTCATTGAGCTCGTCGGGCTGACTGGTATGACGATCCAGGCAGTTCCCTTCCCGCGGCTCAGCTATGACGATGCGATGCGTCTCTACGGCACGGATAAGCCGGACTTGCGTTACGGGCTGGAGATTGCCGATGTGTCCGCGGCAGTGGCAGCCTCGGAGTTTGGCGTCTTCCGTGGCGCGGTCGAGGCTGGCGGCGTCGTCCGGGGTATCGCAGTGCCCGGCAAGTCGGGAGTTAGCCGAGGGCAGATCGATGAGTTGACCACGTTCGCGCGGAACTTCGGGGCGAAGGGACTCGCCTGGCTGGCAATCGAGTCTGGCGAGGACGGGGCCCGGTCAGTGCGTTCGCCGATCGCCAAGTTCCTGTCCGAAGCCGAGATCGACGCGATCGTCGATGCCACCGGCGCGGTGGCAGGGGATCTGATCCTGCTCGTTGCAGATGGAGCTATTGTCGCAGCCAACGTGCTTGGCCGACTCCGCGAGCGCTTCGCAGACGAGCTTGGGCTGACCGATCCGTCCGTCGCGGCGTTCTGCTGGGTCATCGACTTCCCGTTGCTTGGCTGGGATGAAGAAGCCGGGCGGTGGGACGCTATGCATCACCCCTTCACCGCGCCGCTCGACGGGGATATCGAGCTCCTCGAAAGCGATCCTGGCAAGGTACGGGCGAAGGCGTACGATATCGTCCTCAATGGCTTTGAAGTCGGGGGCGGCTCGATTCGCATCCATCAGCGCGAGCTCCAGCGGCGAATCTTCGCGCTGATGGGCTACGAGGATGCGGAGATCGAGGCTCGCTTCGGCCACCTGCTACGCGCGTTCGAGTTCGGCGCGCCGCCACATGGCGGGATCGCGCCAGGCATCGACCGGATTGCGATGATTCTCGCCGGAGAGTCGACGCTTCGTGAAGTCATGGCGTTCCCGAAGAATCAATCTGCCCGCGACCTGATGTTCGACGCGCCCGGCACAGTCGATCTCAAGCAGCTCGATGAGCTTCACATCAGCGTCAAGACCCCGAAATCATCCGCGAGTGGCGGATAA
- a CDS encoding D-glycerate dehydrogenase has product MQVAVTRRIDDDALAILASIGQLRYWDNDLPPDRDELLKLLDGVDGALMLLTDRVDAGLLDRCPSLRVVSNLAVGFDNIDVAACTARRVAACTTPNVLTQTTAEFTIALLMAVARQVVPAARAARDGDWKTWYPFRFLGRDLAGATLGIVGLGRIGASVAQMATGLGMRVVYSSGRTDERYQRLDIDELLETADIVSLHVPATPTTHHLIDAHALALMKSDAILINTSRGTVIDADALVAALEEGRLFGVGLDVTDPEPLPSDHPLYSFDRVTIVPHIASATMTTRMRMSSLAAQNVVAVLTGVEPPHCLNPEVLRNV; this is encoded by the coding sequence ATGCAGGTCGCGGTGACGAGGCGAATTGACGATGACGCACTGGCAATTCTCGCCAGTATCGGGCAGTTACGGTATTGGGATAACGACCTTCCGCCCGACCGAGACGAGCTCCTGAAGCTCCTCGATGGCGTTGATGGCGCGTTGATGCTCCTCACCGACCGGGTCGATGCCGGCCTCCTCGACCGATGTCCGTCGCTTCGGGTTGTCAGTAACCTCGCCGTTGGTTTCGACAACATCGATGTCGCTGCCTGCACTGCACGGCGAGTTGCGGCCTGCACGACGCCGAATGTGCTTACCCAGACGACGGCTGAATTCACTATCGCATTGCTGATGGCCGTCGCTCGCCAGGTTGTCCCGGCCGCCCGCGCCGCGCGCGATGGCGACTGGAAGACATGGTACCCGTTTCGATTTCTTGGCCGCGACCTGGCCGGCGCGACGCTCGGGATCGTCGGGCTCGGGAGAATCGGCGCCTCCGTCGCTCAGATGGCAACAGGGTTGGGGATGCGCGTCGTGTATAGCAGCGGGAGAACAGACGAACGTTACCAGCGTCTCGACATCGACGAACTCCTTGAGACAGCCGATATCGTGTCTCTGCACGTCCCAGCTACTCCCACCACTCACCATCTGATCGACGCCCACGCATTGGCACTGATGAAGTCGGACGCGATTCTGATCAATACCTCCCGCGGGACTGTGATCGACGCCGACGCGCTGGTCGCAGCATTGGAGGAAGGCCGGCTATTCGGAGTCGGGCTCGATGTCACCGACCCGGAGCCACTGCCGTCCGATCACCCACTCTACAGCTTCGACCGAGTGACGATCGTTCCGCACATCGCTAGCGCGACGATGACAACCCGGATGCGCATGTCGTCGCTGGCAGCGCAGAACGTCGTCGCAGTGCTGACAGGGGTCGAGCCGCCACATTGCCTGAATCCGGAGGTTCTCAGGAATGTCTGA